The nucleotide window AACCCCTCTTTGTCGGCGTCGAGAATCGCCACCAGCGCCACCTCGGGCAGGTCGAGCCCTTCGCGCAATAAATTGATGCCCACCAAGACGTCGAAGTTGCCCAGGCGCAGGTTGCGCAAAATCTCCACCCGCTCGATCGCGTCGATGTCACTGTGCAGGTATTCCACGCGGATCTTCGCCTCGCGCATGAAACTGGTGATGTCTTCCGACAACCGTTTGGTCAGCGTAGTCACCAGCACGCGCTCGCCCTTTTCCACCGCCCGGTTGATCTCGCCGATGAGGTGCTCGACCTGGCCCTTGGTTGAATGAATCACGATCTCCGGGTCGAGCAGCCCGGTCGGGCGGATCACCTGCTCGGCGATCACGGCGGATTTCTCCAACTCGTAGGGCGCTGGCGTGGCCGAAACGAACAGCGTCTGGCCGGTGATCGACAAAAATTCCGCAAAGGTCTGCGGGCGGTTGTCCAACGCCGAGGGCAGGCGAAAACCGAAGTTAACCAGGTTCATTTTTCGCGCCTTGTCGCCATTGGACATGCCGCCGATCTGCGGGATGGAAACATGGCTCTCGTCGATCATCAGCAGCGCGTCCTTGGGGAAAAAGTCCACCAGGCACACCGGGCGCTCGCCGGGTTTGCGGCCGGCGATGACGCTGGAGTAGTTCTCGATGCCGTTGCAGAAGCCCATTTCCTGCAGCATCTCCAAATCGTAGTTCGTGCGCATGCGGATGCGCTGGGCTTCGAGCAGCTGGCCGTTTTTCTCAAACACCGCCACGCGCTCATCCAGCTCCGTCTTAATCGCCTGAATGGCACCGGCGAGCTTGTCCTTGCTGGCGACGTACTGGGTGGCCGGGTACAGGTCGAACTGGTCGAGGGCGCGCGTAACCGTGCCGGTGGTCGGATCGAACTCGCTCAACGCCTCGATCTCCTCGCCCCAAAATTCCACACGCAAACCGAGTTCAAGGTAGGCCGGCATGATGTCGACGACGTCGCCGCGCACCCGGAACGAGCCGCGCTTGAGCTCGTAGTCGTTGCGCTCGTAGAGCACGTCCACGAGCTTTTGTAGCAGCACGTTGCGGCCAAGCGCCTCGCCCTTGCGCAACGCGATGCGCATCGACTGAAAATCTTCGGGCGAACCCAAGCCGTAGATACACGACACCGAGGCGACCACGATCACGTCGCGGCGCGAGACGAGCGAACTCGCCGTGGCGATACGCATGCGTTCGATTTCTTCGTTAATCGACGAGTCCTTTTCGATGTAGGTGTCGCTGGAGGCGACGTAGGCCTCGGGCTGGTAGTAATCGTAATAACTGACGAAGTATTCGACGGCGTTCTCGGGAAAGAAATTTTTGAACTCCGAGTAAAGTTGGGCGGCGAGGGTCTTGTTGTGTGAGATGATCAACACCGGCCGGTCGCACTGGGCGATGACGTTGGCCATGGTGAAGGTTTTCCCCGAGCCGGTGACCCCGAGCAGCGTCTGGTAACGGTTACCCGCCTGGATCGACGCCATGAGCTGCGCGATCGCCTGCGGTTGATCCCCCATGGGCTTGTAGTCGGCGTGAAGTTTAAACAGCGAAGACATGGCTCGATCCGGCAAAAATCCACCATGGCCCGAGTCGGGCCCGCGATGCAATCGCAACCCCGCCTACAACCCAAAGAGTTTAAGCAGCTTCACCGCCGGCCCTTCGTTACCGCGCATCCGCTGGCGCGCCTGACCGCCGGACTCACTGGCTAAAAACACCCCCGTGCCACTGATCTCCACTTCATAGAGCGGGCGACGCTCGGTGTAATAACGCCAAAAGCTCACGCAGCGCACCGGCTTGAGCGCGAGCTGCGGGCTGAAGCCCACCACACCCGCCTGCGCCACCCAGCGCGAAGGCTGTTCTCCGGTCTCATCGGCCGCCCGCATCACCTCGACGCTCACTGCGCTCACGCACGAAACAATCAAGCGGCACGGGCCAAAGAACTCCCAATAACCAAAGCGGCCCGACACCCACGACTGCCAATGAAACAGGCGCAAGTGGCGGCGGATCGCCACGGATTTACCGCCCGAGGTGATCACTCCAACGAGGAAACCCGCGCGCAAAATAAACGAGCCGCCCTCCGGCACCGAGACGATCGAGAGATCGGCAAAGGGATCCGCGCTGCTAGCAAAGGTCACCCGCCGCTCGCCTGCGTTGCGTTCATTGCGCAGCTCCACCAAGCCGGTCAATCCAGAGGC belongs to Opitutus sp. and includes:
- the uvrB gene encoding excinuclease ABC subunit UvrB, with the protein product MSSLFKLHADYKPMGDQPQAIAQLMASIQAGNRYQTLLGVTGSGKTFTMANVIAQCDRPVLIISHNKTLAAQLYSEFKNFFPENAVEYFVSYYDYYQPEAYVASSDTYIEKDSSINEEIERMRIATASSLVSRRDVIVVASVSCIYGLGSPEDFQSMRIALRKGEALGRNVLLQKLVDVLYERNDYELKRGSFRVRGDVVDIMPAYLELGLRVEFWGEEIEALSEFDPTTGTVTRALDQFDLYPATQYVASKDKLAGAIQAIKTELDERVAVFEKNGQLLEAQRIRMRTNYDLEMLQEMGFCNGIENYSSVIAGRKPGERPVCLVDFFPKDALLMIDESHVSIPQIGGMSNGDKARKMNLVNFGFRLPSALDNRPQTFAEFLSITGQTLFVSATPAPYELEKSAVIAEQVIRPTGLLDPEIVIHSTKGQVEHLIGEINRAVEKGERVLVTTLTKRLSEDITSFMREAKIRVEYLHSDIDAIERVEILRNLRLGNFDVLVGINLLREGLDLPEVALVAILDADKEGFLRSETSLIQTAGRAARHENGRVIFYADKITESIRRTQEITSARRAKQIAYNLEHGITPRSTKRTAQSSLHVYDGSGKTEDAALAAEGGEEDVKAVIAELEEDMTAAAGRLEFERAALLRDQIEALKSGDYRKAAQTASKGRAYPKAKRRR